The proteins below come from a single Acidovorax sp. NCPPB 4044 genomic window:
- the miaB gene encoding tRNA (N6-isopentenyl adenosine(37)-C2)-methylthiotransferase MiaB, with product MAKKVFVKTFGCQMNEYDSDKMVDVLNAAQGYEPTQDVEEADLILFNTCSVREKAQEKVFSDLGRIKHLKARGVKIGVGGCVASQEGDEIIKRAPYVDVVFGPQTLHRLPELLAQREALARPQVDISFPEIEKFDHLPPARVEGASAFVSIMEGCSKYCSYCVVPYTRGEEVSRPFDDVLVEVAGLADQGVKEVTLLGQNVNAYLGAMGDTAERADFALLLEYVADIPGIERIRYTTSHPNEFTPRLIEAYARIPKLVSHLHLPVQHGSDRILMAMKRGYTAMEYKSTVRKLRAIRPDLAMSSDFIVGFPGETEEDFRKMMKLIDDVHFDNSFSFIFSPRPGTPAAGLHDDTPHEVKLRRLQELQAVINANIRSISESRVGSVQRILVEGVSKRDGSELMGRTECNRVVNFAGHPRLIGQMAEVTVTEAKAYTLRGEVAMAGHDAVAAL from the coding sequence ATGGCCAAAAAAGTCTTCGTCAAAACCTTCGGCTGCCAGATGAACGAGTACGACTCGGACAAGATGGTGGACGTGCTGAACGCCGCGCAGGGCTACGAGCCCACGCAGGATGTGGAAGAGGCCGACCTGATCCTCTTCAATACCTGCTCGGTGCGCGAGAAGGCGCAGGAGAAGGTCTTCAGCGACCTGGGCCGCATCAAGCACCTGAAGGCCCGGGGCGTGAAGATCGGCGTCGGCGGCTGCGTGGCGAGCCAGGAAGGCGACGAGATCATCAAGCGCGCGCCCTACGTGGACGTGGTGTTCGGCCCGCAGACGTTGCACCGCCTGCCCGAACTGCTGGCGCAGCGCGAGGCACTGGCGCGCCCGCAGGTGGACATCAGCTTTCCCGAGATCGAGAAATTCGACCACCTGCCGCCCGCCCGCGTGGAAGGTGCGAGCGCCTTCGTCTCCATCATGGAAGGCTGCAGCAAGTACTGCAGCTACTGCGTGGTGCCCTACACGCGCGGCGAGGAGGTGAGCCGGCCTTTCGACGACGTGCTCGTCGAAGTGGCGGGCCTCGCCGACCAGGGTGTGAAGGAAGTCACGCTGCTGGGGCAGAACGTGAACGCCTACCTCGGCGCCATGGGCGACACGGCCGAACGCGCAGACTTCGCCCTGCTGCTCGAATACGTGGCCGACATCCCCGGCATCGAGCGCATCCGCTACACGACGAGCCACCCGAACGAATTCACGCCGCGCCTCATCGAGGCCTATGCGCGCATCCCGAAGCTGGTGAGCCACCTGCACCTGCCCGTGCAGCATGGCTCCGACCGCATCCTGATGGCCATGAAGCGCGGCTACACGGCCATGGAATACAAGAGCACGGTCCGCAAGCTGCGGGCGATCCGGCCCGACCTCGCGATGAGCAGCGACTTCATCGTGGGCTTCCCCGGCGAGACGGAGGAAGACTTCCGCAAGATGATGAAGCTCATCGACGACGTGCATTTCGACAACAGCTTCAGTTTCATCTTCAGCCCCCGCCCCGGCACGCCGGCCGCCGGCCTGCACGACGATACCCCGCACGAGGTCAAGCTGCGCCGCCTGCAGGAGCTGCAGGCGGTGATCAATGCCAACATCCGCTCCATCAGCGAGAGCCGCGTGGGCTCGGTGCAGCGCATCCTCGTGGAAGGCGTCTCCAAGCGGGACGGCAGCGAGCTGATGGGCCGCACGGAATGCAACCGCGTGGTCAACTTCGCCGGCCACCCCCGGCTGATCGGCCAGATGGCGGAGGTGACGGTCACCGAGGCCAAGGCCTACACCCTGCGCGGCGAGGTCGCCATGGCCGGCCACGACGCGGTGGCGGCGCTCTGA